Proteins co-encoded in one uncultured Draconibacterium sp. genomic window:
- a CDS encoding NAD(P)H-dependent oxidoreductase, with translation MSLLENLQWRYATKKYDPTKKVAQEDVDKIIEAARLAPTSSGLQQFRVIVITDQELKDKIVPIAWGQEIVAECSHLLVFAAWDRYTEERIDEIYNRTTDERGLPRGRFGSYTDKLKATYLPQSAEENFVHTARQAYIGFGLAIAQAAEQKVDCTPMEGFTTEELDDLLDLKSKGLKSVTMLPLGYRDNEGDWLAPMKKVRNPKEEFVLEY, from the coding sequence ATGTCATTATTAGAAAATTTACAGTGGAGATATGCCACTAAAAAGTACGACCCCACCAAAAAAGTAGCACAGGAAGATGTAGATAAAATTATTGAGGCAGCACGTCTTGCTCCTACTTCTTCAGGATTGCAGCAGTTTCGTGTAATAGTAATCACCGATCAGGAGTTAAAAGATAAAATCGTTCCGATTGCATGGGGACAGGAAATAGTTGCAGAGTGTTCGCACCTGTTGGTTTTTGCAGCGTGGGATCGTTATACTGAAGAACGAATTGATGAAATTTACAACAGAACAACCGATGAACGAGGGTTGCCTCGCGGGCGTTTTGGATCATACACCGACAAGCTAAAAGCAACATATTTGCCACAATCAGCCGAAGAAAATTTTGTACATACTGCCCGTCAGGCCTACATTGGCTTTGGATTGGCAATTGCACAAGCCGCCGAACAAAAAGTAGATTGTACACCAATGGAAGGATTTACAACTGAAGAATTGGATGACCTGCTTGATCTAAAATCAAAAGGTCTGAAAAGTGTGACAATGCTTCCTTTAGGATATCGCGACAACGAAGGCGATTGGTTAGCACCAATGAAGAAAGTGCGTAATCCGAAAGAGGAATTTGTTTTGGAGTATTAA
- a CDS encoding MarR family transcriptional regulator: MDDELKLKSQVCFPIYALSREIISVYRPILEELDLTYPQYLAMIVLWENEPQKVNEIGDKLNLDNGTITPLLKRMATKGLISRKRNSKDERVVEISLTKSGKQLQTKAAKAPHKVVKAMGITPEDLMQLKELVLKILNRAK, from the coding sequence ATGGATGATGAGTTAAAGTTAAAGAGTCAGGTATGCTTCCCTATTTATGCCTTATCGCGCGAAATTATTAGTGTGTACCGACCGATTCTTGAAGAGCTTGATCTTACTTATCCACAATATCTGGCAATGATAGTTTTGTGGGAAAATGAACCGCAAAAGGTAAATGAAATTGGAGATAAACTAAATCTCGATAATGGAACAATCACCCCATTACTAAAGCGAATGGCCACAAAAGGTTTGATCTCGCGCAAACGAAACAGCAAGGATGAGCGTGTTGTGGAAATCTCGCTTACCAAGAGTGGTAAACAATTACAAACCAAAGCAGCAAAAGCTCCGCATAAGGTTGTAAAAGCCATGGGAATTACGCCTGAAGATTTAATGCAGCTAAAGGAATTAGTTTTAAAAATATTAAACAGAGCCAAATAG
- the msrA gene encoding peptide-methionine (S)-S-oxide reductase MsrA translates to MSKDLQKATLGGGCFWCTEAIYLELKGVVDVKPGYSGGHVKKPTYKQVCEGTTGHAEVVQITFDPAVVSYSEILEVFFMTHDPTTLNRQGNDVGPQYRSVIFYHNEEQKEVAERVISLFEKEEVYGRPIVTEITEFEKFYIAEDYHINYYSRNKTQGYCQFVVTPKLEKFKKIFKDQLKNERH, encoded by the coding sequence AGTAAAGATTTGCAGAAAGCCACATTAGGCGGAGGATGCTTTTGGTGTACCGAAGCCATTTATCTGGAATTAAAAGGAGTTGTTGATGTAAAACCGGGTTACAGCGGAGGACATGTAAAAAAGCCCACATATAAACAGGTTTGCGAAGGAACAACTGGCCACGCCGAAGTAGTACAAATTACTTTTGATCCGGCAGTGGTGAGCTATTCCGAAATTCTGGAAGTGTTTTTTATGACACACGACCCGACAACTTTAAACAGACAAGGCAACGATGTAGGTCCGCAATACCGTTCGGTAATCTTCTATCATAACGAAGAACAAAAAGAGGTGGCAGAACGCGTTATCAGTCTTTTTGAAAAAGAAGAAGTTTATGGCAGACCAATTGTTACCGAAATTACCGAATTCGAGAAGTTTTATATTGCCGAAGATTACCACATAAACTATTACTCGCGCAACAAAACGCAAGGCTACTGCCAATTTGTAGTAACTCCGAAACTGGAAAAATTCAAGAAGATTTTTAAAGACCAATTGAAAAATGAACGGCATTAA